The sequence CGGTTCTATCGCCGCGAACGCATCCTGACCGGCCGCTGGAGGTACAAAATGAAGAACCACATCGTCATCATCAACACCCCGATGCACGGCGGGCACCAGTACTTCATGCGGCTGTCGAGCCAGATTCGAGCGGTGCCCGGCTACGAGAGCATTCCGATCCAGATCCTCACCCAGAAATTTCCCGAAGGCCTGCCGCCGGAGCTGCGCGACGCGGGGCTGGTGCACTACCACGGCTCCGGCAACGATCCCCAGGCCCTGCGGGCGGTCAATGTGATCGACGCGCGCTATATCATCGTGCTGGCACCGGACGAGGCGGACCCGGATTCAGACAGCGTGACGTTCAACATCGCCCACCGGCTCAGCGACCTGCAATTGGGGCACCGGGTCACTCTGGAATGCGTACGCGACGAGGACCGCTCCCGTTACACCGAGCTGGGGATTCGCACCGTGATCCGGCCGGTGCGCACTTATCCGGAAATCATGGTGCGGGCGGTCATCTCGCCGGGATCGGAAAAGGTGCTGGAGGATCTGTTCAACTATCAGCACGACCACCCGCACCGTTACGAGCTGGATCTCGACGACCTGACCTGGGCGGACATCGTCAGCGCCCTGATCCGCCACGGCATCGGCACCGCACTGGCCTACATCGATAACGAGGACCAGACCGTGTGCCACCCGGAACCGGAAGAGGAAGTGGAAGGGCGAGGTCTGATCGTGCTGGTGAAATCCAGCCATACGCCGCCGGTGGAAGAGCTGATCGACGCCCTGGGCCGGTACCGCAGCTTCCTGGAACGCTGGCACAAGCTGCAGTCCGACCCCGAAAGCGCCGATACGTCGAAGGTGGAATAAAGCGCGCCGCCGGCATTGGCGGTCAGCCGACCGCCACCTGCCTCGCCAACAGGCCCAACTGGAGCCGGATCAAACCGGGCTCGAACAACCATTCGCGGGCCGGCTGCTTCAACGCGCCCTCCAGCCAGCGCCATTCGGCCTCCAGCCCCGCCTCTGCAGCATCCTGCCTGATGCCCGCCAGCGATCGGGTCAGAGCATCCCCGGCCTCACCGGTCAGCCAGTGCACACTCAGCGCCCGCAGGAACGCGGTCAGGGAATCGTCCCCCACCGCCTCGGCATTCGGTGTGCCCAGCCCCGCCAACCAGTAGCCCTGCTCCGCCTTGCTGACCAGGTTCAGGAACAGCGGTACCCGTTGCGCCAGGCGCTCAGCCCAGGCCAGCAGAGCGCTGCTTGAGCCTGACTTCAGTTCAAACTCCACTTCCGCCAGCGGTCGATGCCGGTCTCCGGCCAGGATACGGCCGATATCCAGGGCGCACTCCACCGACGCCTGTTCTGAATCCAGCATCTGGATGCGGCGATCGAAATTGGTCTCGAACACCACCGCCAGCGCCGCCAGATTCACCCGCTCCGCCACCGGCGTGTCCGCCAGCAGACCGAGATTCAGATCGGGGCCCGGCAGCGGCCACTCCCACTCTTCCCGGCGATGGGCGCCGTCGACAAAGTGGCCCTGGGTTTTCAGGGTCTGGATGTAATGGGTGTCGGCCTGGCGCACCCGCAAGGCCGCCCGCTCACCGTTCAGGGCCTGGTCCAGCGTGTCGTAATAACGGTTGACCAGGTGCTTGCGGCCAGGCTCGGCGCCGCCCTGCCCGGCAAGCCAATCCAGGACGGCCTGCTCGCCCCCGTTACCGAGGGTCAGTTTGATTTCCAGCTCTTCGGCCATAGGGCTCCACTGCGTTTGCTCAATCACAAGGTGTTCGACAAAGGTGGTTATCAGGATATCGCCGGTTTTCTCCGGGCACAAAAAAACCGGCAACCCGAAGGTTGCCGGTTTCCGTACGAAGTACTGCTTCTAAGCGATATTAGAAGTAGTAAACAGCACCAACGTTCAGTTCGTTGATTTCTTCGTCGTCCTGGTAGTCAGCTTCGTTGTTGCGCTGCAGGGCTTCAACGTAAACGTACATGTTGTCGTTCAGGTTGTGGATAGCTTGCAGAGTGATAACGTCGCTTTCCAGGCTGCCTTCGTCTTCTTCACCGTACTCGTAGGAAGCACGGAAGCTGTTGGCGCCCAGAGTGTAGGTACCCATTACACCCAGCAGGTCCTGACCTTCGGCACCGAAGTCGCTAGTAGCGTCGTCACCCAGGTCTACACCCTTACGAGAGCTGTAGAACGCGTTCAGGGCCAGGTTGTCGATGACGTAAGTCGCGCTAACACCGTAGGTGTTTTCGTTGCTTTCGTCAGCGGAGCTGTCGTTGGAGTCCATCGCAACGGCAACGGTCAGGTTGTCCATGGCGTACTGGACGGCCAGCTGGTACGGGTATTCGTTTTCACCGTTACCGGTTACGTCGTCAGAGTCAGCGCGAACCTGAACGGCAGAGTGGAAGGTGAAGCCGCCGAAGCTCGGGGTCACGTACTGGATCAGGTCGCCTTCGCCAGTGGTGAAGTCAGCGGCCAGGTTGTTGGCACCTACTTCGTAGATCCAGTTGCTGTAGTCGCCGATCAGGGCTTCGTACTGGGAGTCGTCAGAGCCGACCCAGACCTGACCGAAGCTGTCGCCACGGATACCGATGTAGGCTTCGTCCAGCTCGGTAGCGCCAGCGTTGTCGCCGCCAGTGTCTTTGTTGTCCGCGTCGATGCCTTCCAGTTCGATCTTACCGAAGGCTTCGATGCCCGGTACGATTTCGGCGCTGTGCTTCACGCCGATGGTGGAACCGTTGTCGTCGATGCCGTAGTGGTTGTGGCCGCTTACGTCGGAGTCAACGTAGCGCTCAACCAGCTGGATGTTACCGTAAACGGTCGGCAGGTTGGATTCCTGTGCCATCGCTGCACCGGAGGTGAACGTAGCCGCCGCTACAGCAGATGCGATCAGAGTCTTTTTCATGTTGCGTCTTCCTTCTTGAGTTAACTCAGGTTTTAGCCGCGGGTTTGACCCGTTTTTAGTGTTGGACCCTTGGACGGACCCATTATGTGAATCAAACATGTCAGTTCTGTTAATCCCGAATGACTTCAGAATCAAAGCGTTGGACATGTGTTGATTTCGCTCCCTGACGGCGGCCTTGCATCGCATCAGCTCCTGCCGAAGTCAGATACACGCTACACCTTCAAGGTCAGTCACTTACGCCGCTTAGTTAAAGCGTCGCATGATGACAAGGTTTTAATACACTCAATCTTATTTTGCAAATTTTTCTTGGCGATTTTTTAGGCATCCCGCCGAGCCCATTTTTAACGCTCGCCAACAAGTTTCAGGCCAACTCGAAAAACCGAATTATTTTCATAAACTTAACCAAAAGACCTGAATCCCGGCGCTTTTCAGGCTGCTTCACCGTGAAGCATTACCATTTTGTGCGCACCGTTTAAGCTCATCACCCGAAAGTCCCGAAAAGTAGCACAATTGTTGAGTCATTCAAGTACTACCATCCGACTAACCACACTCGGCTGCGCCGCATTGAATCACGTCGATCGTGACATTCGCGTGACAGCGCCACCACCACTTGCTTCAGCTCACGACAGCATGCTCTCAGGCCTCAAGCATAAAGGTGACCGGCCCGTCGTTCTCCAGGCTCACAGCCATATCCGCACCGAATTCGCCCGTTGCCACGCGCTCGTCACCCAGGATTTTCCGGGCACAGTCGACAAACTGGCGGAAAAGCGCCCGCCCCTGCTCAGGCACCGCCGCGGAGGAGAAGCTGGGGCGCTGGCCCTTCCGGGTATCGGCGGCCAGTGTAAACTGGGGAACCACGAGGAGACTGCCGCCGGCGTCCAGCAGGCTGAGATTCATGCGCCCGGAGGCGTCGGCAAATATGCGGTAGTTGAGGATGCGCTGGCCAAGTCGCTCGGCCGTCTGGTCGGTGTCGTCGTGCTCGACGCCCAGGAAAACAAGGATGCCGCTACCAATGCGGCCGACGGAGCAACCGTCCACATCCACATTGGCGTGATTGACCCGCTGGATAAGAGCTTTCAAAGCGACGCCTGTTCCCTTTGCCTTCGGCCGGTAACATTCCTGTCCGGGGATTTATTGTGACAGACCCGTGACAGAAACGACATCAAACAGCTGTGGATTCTAATTACCGGGATTCGGGTGGGCAAGCTGCGTTTACATATTTAGACAAAAGAGCCGCACTGCACAAAGACCAACCAGCCACCTTCCAGGCCCCGGCGCCGGGGCCCGGCACCCGGCCGCCAAGGGAATCCGCGCCGGACTGTCAGACGGGCCGCTCGTGCCGTTCCGCATAACGTTCGGCCAGCTTCTCACAGGCCCGCATCAGGGCATCGACGATGGCCGGTTCCGAAGCCGAGTGCCCGGCATCGCGGATAATCGAGTACTCGGCGTCCGGCCATGCCTGCTGCAGGGCGTGGGCGTTGTCCAGCGGGCACACCATGTCGTAGCGTCCGTGGACAATATAGCCGGGAATACCCGCCAGCCGACCGGCATCGCGCACCAGTTGATCCGGCTCCAGGAAAGCATTGTTCATGAAGTAATGACACTCGATCCGGGCCAGGGCGATGGCAACGTGCGGGTGTCCGAAATGCTCCACCACTCGCGGATTGGGGTGCAGCGTCGCGCAACGCCCTTCCCACACGGACCAGGCCTTGGCCGCCTGCATCTGCTCGAGCTCATTGACGCTGGTCAGCCGGCGATAGTAGGCGCCCACCATATCACCGCGCTCAGCCTCAGGAATAAGCGAAACGTAGTCCTCCCAGTAATCCGGGAAGATGCGCCCGGCCCCTTCCTGGTAGAACCAGCGGATGTCCTGCGGACGGCACAGGAAAATGCCGCGCAGAATCAGCCCAAGCACGCATTCCGGATGGGTTTGCGCGTACGCCAGACTGAGCGTCGATCCCCAACTGCCACCGAACAGCGCCCATTGCTCGATCCCCAGGAACTGGCGAATGCACTCCATGTCGGCTACCAGCGCCTGGGTGTCATTGCCCTCCAGCTCAGCCAGCGGCGTCGAGCGACCGGCGCCGCGCTGGTCGAACAGAATGATGCGGAAGCGCTCGGCATCGAAGAAACGCCGATAGTAATCCTCGCAGCCACCACCTGGCCCGCCGTGGACCACCACCACCGGAATGCCATCGGGATTGCCGCTTTCCTCTATATAGAGTTCGTGAGGCGGATCGACCTTGAGTCGGTGTTCGGCGTAGGGCTTGATCTCGGGATACAGCGACAGCATGGCGCACCTGCTCGTGACGGGCTAACAAAAGGGATGCTACGAATGGTCTGAATTTAGGGGATACAGGCGGGAAATGCCACCCTCACCGCGAGCGCGGGAGGGTGGTCAGCAAAGCCGGTCGATGCCGGCTCCGCATTCGACGGGCATGATGCTCAGCCCATCGGGCCGGACTTACTTCTTGTGGGCGCGACGGCGCTCGTTTTCCTTGAGCAGCTTCTTGCGGATGCGCAGGGATTCCGGCGTCACTTCCACCAGCTCATCGTCGTCGATGAACTCCAGCGCCTGTTCCAGCGTCTGGCGGACCGGCGGCGTCAGCATGACGTTTTCATCGGTACCGGAGGCACGGACGTTGGTCAGCTGTTTGGCCTTGGTCGGATTCACCACCAGGTCGTTGTCCCGGTTATGGATGCCGATGATCATACCTTCGTAGACTTCGGTACCCGGCTCAACGAACAGGCGACCGCGCTCCTGCAGGGTCATCAGGGCGTAGCCCAGGACCTTGCCGTCGACCATGGACACCAGCACGCCGTTGTTGCGGTGTTCGATGTCACCGCCCTTGACCGGACCGTAGTGGTCGAAGACGTTGGTCAGGATGCCGGAGCCTGACGTCATGGTCAGGAACTGGTTACGGAAACCGATCAGACCGCGGGCCGGCATGATGAACTCGAGGCGGGTACGGCCGCGACCGTCCGGCACCATGTTCTTCAGCTCGGCGCGGCGCAGCCCCATGACTTCCATGATCGAGCCCTGGTGCTCATCCTGGACGTCGATCACGACAAACTCGTACGGCTCCTGCAACTCACCGTCGATTTCGCGCTGGACCACTTCCGGCCGGGACACACCCAGCTCGAAACCTTCCCGGCGCATGTTCTCGATCAGCACCGACAGGTGCAGCTCGCCGCGGCCGCTGACCTTGAATTTCTCGGCCGTGTCACCCGGTTCCACGCGCAGCGCCACGTTGTGCAGCAGCTCCTTGTCCAGGCGCTCTTTGATGTTGCGGCTGGTGACGAACTTGCCTTCCTTGCCGGCGAACGGAGAATCGTTCACCTGGAACGTCATGCTCACGGTGGGCTCGTCGACGGTCAGGGCCGGCAGGGCTTCCGGATTCTGCGGATCGCACAGGGTGTCCGAGATGAACAGTTCACTGATGCCGCTGATGCAGACGATGTCGCCAGCACTGGCCTGGTCGACCGGAATACGCTGCAGGCCGTGGAAGCCTTTCACTTCCAGAACCTTGGCGTTGCGCTTGTCGCCATTGCGGTCCACAACCGCCACCTGCTGGCCCGGGCGCAGCGTACCGCGGGTGATGCGACCGATGCCAATAACGCCCACGTAGCTGTCGTAGTCCAGCTGGGAGATCTGCATCTGGAACGGCGCTTCGACATCGACATCCGGCGCCGGCACATTTGCGGCGATCGCTTCGAACAGCGGTGTCATGTCGTCCGCCAGCTCGTCGGCTTCCGGGCCGGCGATGCCGTTAATGGCGGAGGCATAGATGATCGGGAAATCCAGCTGTTCGTCGGTTGCGCCGAGGCGGTCGAAAAGGTCGAACACTTCGTTGATGACCCAGTCCGGACGCGCGCCGGGACGATCCACCTTGTTCACCACGACAATCGGACGCAGGCCCTGGTCGAAGGCTTTCTGGGTGACGAAGCGGGTCTGCGGCATGGGGCCGTCGACGGCATCCACCAGCAGCAGCACGGAATCGACCATGGACATGACCCGCTCAACCTCGCCGCCGAAGTCGGCGTGGCCCGGGGTGTCCACGATGTTGATCTGGTATTCGTTCCAACGGATGGCGGTGTTCTTGGCGAGGATGGTGATGCCCCGCTCTTTTTCCTGGTCGTTGGAATCCATGATCCGCTCGGAACCGGTTTCCTTGCGGTCCAGTGTGCCGGACTGGTCCAGCAGCTTATCGACCAGCGTCGTCTTACCGTGGTCGACGTGGGCAATGATGGCAATATTTCGACGTTTTTCGATCACAAAACAATCCTGAGACATGCGTATGACCTGAGAAGGATCATAAAAGGCGGTCGAGCCGCCCGGCATGCCATCTCAAATCGGGAAATGTAGGGGTCCAGGCCACCATGATACGGCAGCCGGACGTCAGGCGCGCGCAGTATATCGAAAACCGGTGACCGTAACTACGTTCAAATTGTGAGCAACGCTCTCGCCGGATCCCTGGCCTCCAGATCTACCGCACACATTTGGTGCAACAACACCTGCTTGCGCACCATTTAAGAACACAAAAAGCACCAGACACCCTGCCAGAGTCGCGGAACCGCTCCCTGAAATCGCCCTCTAAATGCCCACACTGCACCAGCATCGACCGAATTCGCCGCGATTGGCAAGCGCTTTGCTTAACCTGTTGCAGCCGAAATTTCGGGCACGGCCGCAGCTGTTTTTGCTAAGCTGCCTGCGCCTGTCGAATGAATCGGACGCTGAGTGAGGTCGACCAGCCGAACCGGCTCCAAATAAGACATAAACTGACGGAGTATGCGTAATGTCCAAGACGCTTGACCTGATCAAAGAACACGAAGTGAAGTGGATTGACCTGCGGTTTACCGACAGCCGCGGCAAAGAGCAGCACGTGACCCTGCCCGCTTCCGAGGTTGATGAAGACTTTTTCAGCGACGGTAAGATGTTTGACGGCTCTTCCATCGCCGGCTGGAAAGGCATCAACGAGTCCGACATGATCCTGATGCCGGACGACGAAACCGGCGTCATCGACCCGTTCACCGAAGAAACCACGCTGAACCTGACCTGCGACATCGTCGAGCCCTCCACCATGCAGGGCTACGAGCGTGATCCACGCTCCGTTGCGCGTCGCGCCGAGGAATACCTGAAGTCCACCGGCATCGCCGACGGCGCCCTGTTCGGCCCGGAGCCGGAATTCTTCGTATTCGACTCCGTCAAGTGGAACACCGACATGCAGGGTTCCATGTACGAAATCTACTCCGAAGAAGCCGCCTGGGTTTCCGGCGAGGATTTCGACCGCAACAACATCGGTCACCGTCCGGGCGTTAAAGGCGGCTACTTCCCGGTTCCGCCGGTAGACAGCCTGCACGACCTGCGTGGCGCCATGTGCGCGGCCATGGAGTCCATGGGTCTGGAAATCGAGGTTCACCACCACGAAGTGGGTACCGCCGGCCAGTGTGAAATCGGTGTTGGCGCCAACACCCTGACCAAGAAAGCCGACGAAGTACAGATCCTGAAGTACTGCGTCCACAACGTGGCTCACGCCTACGGCAAGACCGCCACCTTCATGCCCAAGCCGGTGGTCGGTGACAACGGTTCCGGCATGCACGTCCACATGTCCCTGAGCAAGGACGGCAAGAACGCCTTCGCCGGCGACGGCTACGCCGGCCTGAGCGAAACCGCCCTGTACTACATCGGCGGTATCATCAAGCACGCCAAGACCATCAACGCGTTCACCAACGCGTCCACCAACAGCTACAAGCGTCTGGTTCCGGGCTTTGAAGCTCCGGTTATGCTGGCCTACTCCGCCCGTAACCGCTCCGCTTCCATCCGGATCCCGTACGTGAACAGCCCGAAAGCGCGTCGTATCGAGGTCCGTTTCCCGGATCCGTCCGCCAACCCGTACCTGGCGTTTGCCGCCATGCTGATGGCCGGCCTTGACGGCATCCAGAACAAGATCCACCCGGGCGATGCCATGGACAAGGATCTGTACGACCTGCCGAAGGAAGAAGCGCTGGAAATCCCGACCGTTGCCGAGACCTTCCAGGAAGCCCTGGACACCCT comes from Marinobacter bohaiensis and encodes:
- a CDS encoding ion channel produces the protein MLNKDRRAITAEHHFTHLPMSGVIRQRLKRLVSLLLALVVIHILSMMLAEGLPLIDAVWLSFTTLATVGYGDISPATPAGRLITIAVMYIMAITVLTLIVSDYIEYRFYRRERILTGRWRYKMKNHIVIINTPMHGGHQYFMRLSSQIRAVPGYESIPIQILTQKFPEGLPPELRDAGLVHYHGSGNDPQALRAVNVIDARYIIVLAPDEADPDSDSVTFNIAHRLSDLQLGHRVTLECVRDEDRSRYTELGIRTVIRPVRTYPEIMVRAVISPGSEKVLEDLFNYQHDHPHRYELDLDDLTWADIVSALIRHGIGTALAYIDNEDQTVCHPEPEEEVEGRGLIVLVKSSHTPPVEELIDALGRYRSFLERWHKLQSDPESADTSKVE
- a CDS encoding CYTH domain-containing protein; this translates as MAEELEIKLTLGNGGEQAVLDWLAGQGGAEPGRKHLVNRYYDTLDQALNGERAALRVRQADTHYIQTLKTQGHFVDGAHRREEWEWPLPGPDLNLGLLADTPVAERVNLAALAVVFETNFDRRIQMLDSEQASVECALDIGRILAGDRHRPLAEVEFELKSGSSSALLAWAERLAQRVPLFLNLVSKAEQGYWLAGLGTPNAEAVGDDSLTAFLRALSVHWLTGEAGDALTRSLAGIRQDAAEAGLEAEWRWLEGALKQPAREWLFEPGLIRLQLGLLARQVAVG
- a CDS encoding porin, yielding MKKTLIASAVAAATFTSGAAMAQESNLPTVYGNIQLVERYVDSDVSGHNHYGIDDNGSTIGVKHSAEIVPGIEAFGKIELEGIDADNKDTGGDNAGATELDEAYIGIRGDSFGQVWVGSDDSQYEALIGDYSNWIYEVGANNLAADFTTGEGDLIQYVTPSFGGFTFHSAVQVRADSDDVTGNGENEYPYQLAVQYAMDNLTVAVAMDSNDSSADESNENTYGVSATYVIDNLALNAFYSSRKGVDLGDDATSDFGAEGQDLLGVMGTYTLGANSFRASYEYGEEDEGSLESDVITLQAIHNLNDNMYVYVEALQRNNEADYQDDEEINELNVGAVYYF
- the dtd gene encoding D-aminoacyl-tRNA deacylase, yielding MKALIQRVNHANVDVDGCSVGRIGSGILVFLGVEHDDTDQTAERLGQRILNYRIFADASGRMNLSLLDAGGSLLVVPQFTLAADTRKGQRPSFSSAAVPEQGRALFRQFVDCARKILGDERVATGEFGADMAVSLENDGPVTFMLEA
- the pip gene encoding prolyl aminopeptidase yields the protein MLSLYPEIKPYAEHRLKVDPPHELYIEESGNPDGIPVVVVHGGPGGGCEDYYRRFFDAERFRIILFDQRGAGRSTPLAELEGNDTQALVADMECIRQFLGIEQWALFGGSWGSTLSLAYAQTHPECVLGLILRGIFLCRPQDIRWFYQEGAGRIFPDYWEDYVSLIPEAERGDMVGAYYRRLTSVNELEQMQAAKAWSVWEGRCATLHPNPRVVEHFGHPHVAIALARIECHYFMNNAFLEPDQLVRDAGRLAGIPGYIVHGRYDMVCPLDNAHALQQAWPDAEYSIIRDAGHSASEPAIVDALMRACEKLAERYAERHERPV
- the typA gene encoding translational GTPase TypA, which codes for MIEKRRNIAIIAHVDHGKTTLVDKLLDQSGTLDRKETGSERIMDSNDQEKERGITILAKNTAIRWNEYQINIVDTPGHADFGGEVERVMSMVDSVLLLVDAVDGPMPQTRFVTQKAFDQGLRPIVVVNKVDRPGARPDWVINEVFDLFDRLGATDEQLDFPIIYASAINGIAGPEADELADDMTPLFEAIAANVPAPDVDVEAPFQMQISQLDYDSYVGVIGIGRITRGTLRPGQQVAVVDRNGDKRNAKVLEVKGFHGLQRIPVDQASAGDIVCISGISELFISDTLCDPQNPEALPALTVDEPTVSMTFQVNDSPFAGKEGKFVTSRNIKERLDKELLHNVALRVEPGDTAEKFKVSGRGELHLSVLIENMRREGFELGVSRPEVVQREIDGELQEPYEFVVIDVQDEHQGSIMEVMGLRRAELKNMVPDGRGRTRLEFIMPARGLIGFRNQFLTMTSGSGILTNVFDHYGPVKGGDIEHRNNGVLVSMVDGKVLGYALMTLQERGRLFVEPGTEVYEGMIIGIHNRDNDLVVNPTKAKQLTNVRASGTDENVMLTPPVRQTLEQALEFIDDDELVEVTPESLRIRKKLLKENERRRAHKK
- the glnA gene encoding glutamate--ammonia ligase, with protein sequence MSKTLDLIKEHEVKWIDLRFTDSRGKEQHVTLPASEVDEDFFSDGKMFDGSSIAGWKGINESDMILMPDDETGVIDPFTEETTLNLTCDIVEPSTMQGYERDPRSVARRAEEYLKSTGIADGALFGPEPEFFVFDSVKWNTDMQGSMYEIYSEEAAWVSGEDFDRNNIGHRPGVKGGYFPVPPVDSLHDLRGAMCAAMESMGLEIEVHHHEVGTAGQCEIGVGANTLTKKADEVQILKYCVHNVAHAYGKTATFMPKPVVGDNGSGMHVHMSLSKDGKNAFAGDGYAGLSETALYYIGGIIKHAKTINAFTNASTNSYKRLVPGFEAPVMLAYSARNRSASIRIPYVNSPKARRIEVRFPDPSANPYLAFAAMLMAGLDGIQNKIHPGDAMDKDLYDLPKEEALEIPTVAETFQEALDTLEKDHEFLTRGGVFTEDMISGYVELKRAEVERLNMTTHPVEFDLYYSC